One genomic segment of Pleurodeles waltl isolate 20211129_DDA chromosome 11, aPleWal1.hap1.20221129, whole genome shotgun sequence includes these proteins:
- the HES1 gene encoding transcription factor HES-1: MPADLMEKSGPSAVAATPASLHCSPDKPRTASEHRKSSKPIMEKRRRARINESLGQLKTLILDALKKDSSRHSKLEKADILEMTVKHLRGLQRAQMTAALNSDPSVLGKYRAGFSECMNEVTRFLSTCEGVTTDVRTRLLGHLAGCMTQINALNFQAQPQGAAGSPHAPFGQPMLQMPGGPPAGTPGPCKLGVQPVDSAKVYGGFQIVPAADGQFAFLIPSSAFTHSGHSAPAYPGTGVPASVSPGAPSLTTDSVWRPW; this comes from the exons ATGCCCGCGGACCTAATGGAGAAGAGTGGCCCCTCCGCGGTGGCGGCCACTCCGGCCTCCCTGCACTGCAGCCCGGACAAGCCCAGGACTGCCTCGGAGCACCGCAAG TCCTCCAAGCCCATCATGGAGAAGAGACGCCGGGCCCGCATCAACGAGAGCTTGGGGCAGCTGAAGACCCTCATCCTGGACGCCCTCAAAAAGGAT AGCTCCAGACACTCCAAGCTGGAGAAGGCAGACATCCTGGAGATGACGGTGAAGCACCTCCGGGGGCTGCAGCGGGCGCAGATGACGG CTGCTCTGAACTCGGACCCCTCCGTTCTCGGGAAGTACCGGGCCGGCTTCAGCGAGTGCATGAACGAGGTGACCCGCTTCCTGTCCACCTGCGAGGGGGTGACCACCGACGTGCGCACCCGGCTCCTGGGCCACCTGGCCGGCTGCATGACCCAGATCAACGCCCTGAACTTCCAGGCCCAGCCCCAGGGCGCAGCCGGCAGCCCCCACGCCCCCTTCGGACAGCCCATGCTCCAGATGCCGGGGGGCCCTCCTGCGGGCACCCCGGGGCCCTGCAAGCTGGGGGTACAGCCCGTGGACTCTGCCAAGGTGTACGGGGGCTTCCAGATCGTGCCAGCCGCAGACGGACAGTTCGCCTTCCTCATCCCAAGCTCGGCCTTTACGCACAGTGGCCACTCTGCGCCCGCGTACCCTGGCACCGGGGTGCCGGCTTCAGTGTCTCCGGGGGCCCCCTCTCTGACCACTGACTCTGTGTGGAGGCCCTGGTGA